The segment TCTTGTTCTCCAAGGAAGAatgcataaatataaaaaggcAAAACTAACCCTTCTCTGGTTAGCTTGCTTCGTCTCTTCAAACTGAAACTTCCTCCTCAGTCTCTTCACATCACGTTCATGAACCTAAAAGAAACCCTCCACAAcgaaaacaataatcaaaaagGCTTTAACAAACCCCAAAGCAATCATAAGTCAACCAGAGAGtgagagaggaggagaagaaacgATACCAAGTAGAGATATAggagagagaggagatagaAAAGGGAATGTGATCGATTTAAGTAAGAAAGAATCCAAAGGAACGTCAACACTATGGCCACATGATGGAATACACAACACTCCATCTGCTTCACGAAACACACACAAGTGAAGACAAGAAAACTCTGAAGATGGTTGCTTTGTCTTGTTAACCAAGGAGTGTGTTTTTGGTTCGAAAAAAAGTCAACGAAAGAACGGTTGCAGTTTTATAGTTTCTTTCTTCTGGTGGTTGATTAATTAGTTAAGTGGGACCGAGAGACAACGACAGCGAATAGTGATCATTGTTCCTGTGTTCTCTCTCCCGCTAAGTTGAAAACGTTATCATTTTGTTTTCCGTTTTACGGCAACAAGAGACTTGTTGGGAAAGGAAAAAACATCATCTACTGAGAAGGAGAAACGCGTCAACCGCCTGAAAGTGTGCAAGCGTGTCAAGCACGTGTTGTGGATATACAGTGagacttactttttttttgttcaacccCAGTGAGACTTACTATGATGTTCCATGCCAAATGAAATGATGTCAAGTCGTGAATAAAAAAGTCCTACTGTCATTTAAGAGAAAGGAGTTGATATGAACCGACACAGAGCCGGTCATGGTCATAGTCATAGTCATAGGTTcataacaaaaatgaaaatttggtatataattttccaaaatattaatagttcatatatatcatttgaattttaaatagctaaaaatgtacgttcaatattttgtttagtaaaTGAAACCAATTAcattgacaaaaaaatgaaaccaattactaaacaatatttaaatatatttttcctaaaaaaatatgtttagtaATTGGTTCATTTAATAAACCAAATACTAAACATAAatctaactatttaaaaatcaaatgatatatattaactattaatatttaattagaaattatataccaatatttcataaaatatatgtttagtaATTGGTTTCATTTACCAGACCAATTACTAagcatataattttaaatatttaaaaatcaaatgatatatattaactactaaaatttagttttataaattatataccaATATTTCATAATCTTTGGACTATTTACAATTTGATATGTTTCCATATAACATTATCTGtgaatctttattttttttgtcactgataTATTtccaatttaaattttgatatgttTCAATATAACATTATCTGTGATCTATAGTTATGATTTTATCTACATTATTTTACTTACACcatttaaatttatgtatagTAGGGtagatatttcattttaaaaatatttcattaagaAACAAATGCACTTTTTCAAATACACTTTTTACCAAATGCACTTTtcattaaaaaacaaatacactttacaactaaaatatttatactttttatcTTTGCAACTTTagatttatattagttttaatcTCATTTTTCTATAGTTACACAAAATTATAGTTCTggtacaagaaaataaaatttcctGACCCTAGTACAAAAAAATTCCCGGTTCCGCCAGTGCCTTgtatcatatattaatttatagactATAGTTGGAAATGGATCTGAAGACAAAAAGCTAAGCGTGATTAATGATGGTTTACTTGCTTTATTTCCGTCGgtgtttattttttaagtaaAGAAGTTTATACAGCGAAGCAAGTCTTTCCCCTCGGGTTACGTTAGTTCAAATTATAGAGAAATCAGACCAACCACGGAAACAGCCACGTGGAACGCGCATACCTCAAATACATAACCTTACAAAAACTGAAATCTTGTTTTCACCGTCTCTCAGATCAAAGAACAAATTCATATCagagaaatattatttttgtttattgatCTAAAAAGAGAGATGACTAGCGGCAGCGCAGACGACGAGAAAAACAGATCAGTTGCGACTGATTATCAACACCAGCAGCCTCCTCATCCTCCGCCGTTTCAAGGTGTCTCCAACTATCCACCTCCGCAGCAGCAGCCACCTCCACCAGGTTATCCACAGCCAGCTCAGCCCTACGTCTCCGGTAACTTTCTCCCCTCATGTTTTCATTGTATGGACAACATGATGTCGAAAAGATCAGTCTGATCAGATCAGctgtttggtttctttctttttgtgtttgttgatttcttttttttttcatgatatATTATATCGAATAtccttttgatgatttttttggaTCTTTGATAGTTTTACTTCCTCTAAAGCCGCCGAAATTTGCATTGGACTAGAATCTAACtcattattaaattttgtgagATCCTTTGTAGTAACCTGATCCAGTAACTAAAAGAGATTTTTTAACTATTGTTACTTTTTTACCGTGCCTACTTTTGAGAGAAACCAAGATGCTAGATCACTTGAGAATGAAGACAGTAATTGATGTTCATAAGGAAAATATTAAAGGTTTTTGATGTAGAGAATGTTAAACGCAATGGAAGGTTCTCTCTTGGTTTGGCGTATACTTTTACCAGTTGACAAATGAATTTTAGGTTCATATGGAATAATATTACACACTAAATCTTAACTTAAAtgcaaacacaaacaaacaattGTCATCTCTTATGTGTCGAAATTCTCTTGCTAAAGTCTAGTCTCTCAAAAAGGGTTGTGTCATTTTGTTCTAATGATGCTTATGGTTTCTCTAGGTTATGCTGTTAATGGAGTAACAGAGCACGATCGTCTTCCTTGTTGTGGTATAGGCATTGGTTGGTTATTGTAAGTCtaattcatcttcttcttttttacctTCTCTTCTGATCATTAACATTCTTGTCTAGCTATTGAGCAAAACACAAACCCACatatgttttggttttgtttttggaagATTCATCCTTGGTTTCTTCTTCGGTGCCATCCCCTGGTACATCggctttttcctttttctgttcTCTAAAAACCCGCGTGAGAGGCCTGGATACATAGCTTGCGCAATTGCAGTAAGTCCATTTTCTATATATCTAATTTAGCAATACACATTTTCTTTTTGTCCTGATCACACTAAATCAATTTTCTGACCAACAGTCTGTTATTGCTACGATTATCATCGTTCTTGGAGCCACAAGAGGATCAGGGGCCTGGTAGTAAAATGAAGAAGTGACTGCTTTTAATCCGGTAGAGACCGGTTAGGGCGTTTGATATACTGTTGCTGCAAAAGAAGATTGTACATGTGTGTTTTACATAAAGATTTGAAAAAAAGGGTTTACAGTCGACCATGGCATTTGTTTACTTACCAAAAATGTTCGACTCCAAACCATAGTAATGtctttgttaaattatatatatgcttTGTGTGTGATTTGCAGTgttctaaaatgtatttgaagcAGATGTTTAGCGGCGTTACCTTCTAAAACTAGTCCGCATAAATAACAATTTAGACTTCTGATTAAATGTTTTAGCCATTAGACCTTGAATCACAGTTAAATATCTACCattttgttgatgatttg is part of the Raphanus sativus cultivar WK10039 chromosome 5, ASM80110v3, whole genome shotgun sequence genome and harbors:
- the LOC108861731 gene encoding 60S ribosomal protein L18a-like protein gives rise to the protein MTSGSADDEKNRSVATDYQHQQPPHPPPFQGVSNYPPPQQQPPPPGYPQPAQPYVSGYAVNGVTEHDRLPCCGIGIGWLLFILGFFFGAIPWYIGFFLFLFSKNPRERPGYIACAIASVIATIIIVLGATRGSGAW